A single genomic interval of Hydractinia symbiolongicarpus strain clone_291-10 chromosome 8, HSymV2.1, whole genome shotgun sequence harbors:
- the LOC130654961 gene encoding calponin-1-like, with product MADRPEGNENVKEIKSSIAKKYDAGMESAVLTWIAGVLGDTGLFAGVRGSDAVREKLKDGVILCDLMNKIKPGSIKKINKSKMPFLQMENIGFFNNAMREYRVEPSYLFVTTDLYEGQNMVQVLIGLRALGTMATKNGIKPAITI from the exons atggCTGACCGTCCCGAAGGAAATGAAAACgtgaaagaaattaaaagtagtATTGCGAAAAAATATGATGCAGGAATGGAGTCGGCTGTTCTTACTTGGATAGCAG gtgttttgggAGATACTGGATTGTTTGCTGGTGTACGGGGATCTGACGCTGTTCGTGAGAAACTCAAAGACGGGGTTATTCTGTGCGACTTGATGAACAAAATAAAACCTGGATCGATAAAAAAGATTAACAAATCAAAGATGCCCTTTCTCCAAATGGAAAATATAGGCTTCTTCAACAATGCTATGCGAGAATACCGTGTTGAACCAAGTTATCTTTTTGTTACTACGGACCTCTATGAAGGTCAAAATATGGTACAAGTTTTGATTGGCTTACGTGCTCTTGGTACTATGGCGACGAAGAATGGTATAAAGCCTGCCATTACCATATAG